One segment of Solanum lycopersicum chromosome 1, SLM_r2.1 DNA contains the following:
- the LOC138339619 gene encoding uncharacterized protein: protein MQEMKLIYSRHTCVKWVVNVHYSGEVDDLLPLGGAANVATAAGGPASVRSGQSPTGTTRYGIKVIVMGVMLEINQLDHEIWWCCIFIREQLQETWRRGLSTESDEHTIWVLEMFSQDWLF from the exons ATGCAAGAAATGAAGTTGATATACAGCCGGCATACCTGTGTAAAATGGGTTGTAAATGTCCACTATTCAGGGGAAGTAGATGATTTACTTCCCCTTGGGGGTGCTGCAAATGTTGCTACTGCTGCTGGTGGACCTGCTAGTGTGAGATCTGGTCAATCTCCAACCGGAACCACAAGATATGGGATCAAGGTTATTGTTATGGGGGTTATGCTGGAAATTAATCAG TTGGACCATGAGATTTGGTGGTGCTGCATATTCATAAGAGAGCAGTTGCAAGAGACTTG GAGGAGAGGCTTGAGTACTGAAAGTGATGAACATACGATTTGGGTGCTGGAGATGTTTAGCCAAGATTGGCTTTTTTGA
- the LOC101256412 gene encoding uncharacterized protein isoform X1, whose amino-acid sequence MGQILEKFQGKQWREKQMRKITDKVFNRFKDETGKAYLKFEDLYIAVLLVYNDINKLLPGPHFDPPSKEEVRALMQECDMNLDGELDHEEFVKFVKRLTKDTFITVSQGLIITLAVAPTVAVLTKRTTEGVPGVGKVVQKIPNAVYASLVTLTIVMFQKAAESKGI is encoded by the exons ATGGGAcaaattcttgaaaaatttcaag GCAAGCAATGGAGAGAAAAACAGATGCGAAAAATAACAGATAAGGTGTTTAATCGTTTCAAAGATGAAACAGGAAAAGCTTATCTAAAGTTCGAAGACCTTTACATTGCTGTTCTACTTGTCTACAA TGATATCAACAAGCTTTTGCCTGGTCCTCACTTTGATCCTCCTTCTAAAGAAGAAGTTAGAGCCTTGATGCAG GAATGTGATATGAATCTTGATGGTGAACTAGATCATGAAGAATTTGTGAAATTTGTGAAAAGATTAACAAAGGATACCTTCATCACTGTGAGTCAGGGACTGATTATTACTTTAGCAGTAGCACCAACAGTTGCTGTGTTAACAAAGAGGACAACAGAAGGAGTCCCTGGTGTTGGGAAAGTGGTGCAGAAAATACCAAATGCTGTTTATGCCTCTCTAGTTACCCTTACAATAGTCATGTTTCAGAAAGCAGCTGAGTCTAAGGgaatttga
- the LOC101256412 gene encoding uncharacterized protein isoform X2 — translation MRKITDKVFNRFKDETGKAYLKFEDLYIAVLLVYNDINKLLPGPHFDPPSKEEVRALMQECDMNLDGELDHEEFVKFVKRLTKDTFITVSQGLIITLAVAPTVAVLTKRTTEGVPGVGKVVQKIPNAVYASLVTLTIVMFQKAAESKGI, via the exons ATGCGAAAAATAACAGATAAGGTGTTTAATCGTTTCAAAGATGAAACAGGAAAAGCTTATCTAAAGTTCGAAGACCTTTACATTGCTGTTCTACTTGTCTACAA TGATATCAACAAGCTTTTGCCTGGTCCTCACTTTGATCCTCCTTCTAAAGAAGAAGTTAGAGCCTTGATGCAG GAATGTGATATGAATCTTGATGGTGAACTAGATCATGAAGAATTTGTGAAATTTGTGAAAAGATTAACAAAGGATACCTTCATCACTGTGAGTCAGGGACTGATTATTACTTTAGCAGTAGCACCAACAGTTGCTGTGTTAACAAAGAGGACAACAGAAGGAGTCCCTGGTGTTGGGAAAGTGGTGCAGAAAATACCAAATGCTGTTTATGCCTCTCTAGTTACCCTTACAATAGTCATGTTTCAGAAAGCAGCTGAGTCTAAGGgaatttga